CATCGTTTATGGGCGCTTTATGGCGAATGTGTACGGCCTTTCCGACACGAACGAGACTCCTGCTGTCAAGTTCGAAGATGGGATCGACTACTGTCCTGCCCATCCGGCCGTCTTGCTGGGGCACCACTTTGCTTCGATTGCCGGCGCTGGCCCCATTACGGGGCCCATCGCCGCAGCCATGAAGTTTGGCTGGCTGCCCACGATTTTGTGGTGCGTCATCGGTTCCACCTTCCTCGGCGGACCGCATGACATGGGCGCGCTGGTCGCCTCTCTTCGCCATGACGGCCAGTCGATCGGCGCGGTTGTCGAAAAATGGATCGGCAAAACGGGAAAATTCCTTTTCCTGAGTTTTACCATCCTCACGCTGATCCTCGTCGTCGCCGTCTTCCTGGTCATGTCCGCCGGCACGTTTGCGGCTGATCCTGTCGTCGCCTTTGTCAGCACTCTCTATATTGTCCTGGCGATCATCGCCGGCTTCATGATCTATCGCTGGCACGTTCCTCTCTGGGTCGTCACGATCGTCATGCTCGCCTTGATCGTCGGCGGTTGCGTCAAGGTCAACGCCGAGACGGCCCCCTGGCTGATCAACACCGTTTTTGCCCATGACATCAACTTCTGGAACGCGTTCCTCGGCGTTTATATTTTCTTCGCTTCCATTCTGCCGGTGTGGATGCTCCTTCAGCCCCGCGATTATCTTGCCTCATACTTCCTGTATTTTGCCGTGATCGTTGGCGCGTACGGCATGTTCGCCGGCAGCGCGCTCGATTCGAAAACCGTTTCCGTGGTGGCTGCCAACGTCCGCTACTTTGGCTTCTCTTCCAGCGCCATGTGGCCTGCCATGTTCGTCCTGGTTGCCTGCGGCGCCATTTCCGGCTTCCATAGCCTCGTCGGCAGCGGCACGACGTCCAAGCAGCTTCGCAAGGAGAAGGACGCCGTTCTTGTCGGCTATGGCGCGATGCTGATCGAAGGCCTGGTGGCCGTCATCTCCATCGGCACGCTGATGGTGATCGGCCTCGAGGGCGCAAAGGGACTTTCTCCCGTGCAGATTTTCTCGTTGGGTTTTGGCAAGTTCTCGACGCTCGTTGGACTTGACGCCACGTTCGGTGCCCGTCTGGGCGCCATCGCCATCAATAGCTTCCTGCTGACCTCTCTTGATACGGCGACCCGTCTGGCCCGCTATCAGGTCCAGGAGATCACCGGCGGCAAAGTCAGTATGTATCCTGCGACGATTTTCGTTATCGTCCTCGCTCTTTGCCTGGTCTACACCAAGACTCACGATGTGAGCGGCAAGGTGATCGCGGCATGGCTGGCGATCTGGCCCATTTTCGGCGCCGCCAACCAAATGGTCGCCGCTTTGAGCCTTCTGAGCATCGCCGCCTGGGTCAAACTGGGCCTCAAAAAGAAGCATACTTTCGTGTATGCTCCCTTCTGGTTCATGCTTGTAACGACGGTCTTCTCGCTGATCATCGAGGTGAAGGAACGGTTCGCGGTTGCCCAGCCCAACTATCTGCTTTCCAGCTTGGCGGTTATCCTCATCGTTCTGGGGATCGCCATGTCCATCGCTGGAATCAGGACGATGCATTCCAGCGAAAAGCAAAGCGCCTGAGACGACTGAAACTGAAATGGACAAAAAATCTTCCTCTCCGGAGGAAGATTTTTTTTTGTGAACGAAAAGATCCCGTTTCATGCGAATTCTTGATAGAAAGTCTTGGCGTAGTTTGCTTGGCGCAGCAAAAGAGTTCATCCTTGTTTTCGTTAAACAGGGCACAAGTTCTTCGCCCTTTTCGGCACGCGAAAAGGGCGTGAGATCCTGTGTTGCGTGATTTTTGTAACACCACCGTGTGTAGCGCGGCGTTTTTCAATCGGGGCTTTTATTTTTCGATATGCGTTATCTACTTGCCTGCTCCTCGCGAAATGGTGAGTTTAAGAAAGGGGCCATCGTTTTTACAATGTTAATTATTGCATTTGACAAAGAGTTGTAATTTTGATATTATTCAAACACAACACGGTATTTTTTTGGTATACTGAAAAAATACTACCGGGATTTTATGATGTTCTAGCGCGTAAATGGAAAGTGAAAAGCCGTTCTTTTTAAGAAGATTTTACGTTATGCTGCAACGTTAAAGGGAGGGGAAATATTGTCTGCTACGAAAAGGGACATTGCGTACAAAAGAATCAAAGAAATGATTCTTCAGGGAGATTTAACGTCGGAATTCACCCCTTCAGAGAAAAGTCTAGGTGATGAGCTCGGCATGAGCCGAACCCCTGTACGTGAAGCTCTTCAGCGGCTGGTCATGGAGGGATTCATGAAGGGGTGTTCGCATAAAGGTTCTATGGTCAACGAAATCTCGATAGCCGAAGCTGTGGAGATCGTGGAGTTGCGCATGGCTGTGGAGGAGTTTGTCATTCAGAATCTCAGTCTTCCTCTGAGCGACGAACAATGCGCGAAGCTGCAGGCGATGGTCGATTCTCAGGAGGAGCTCGCAGCCGCCGGCAATTCGTCGGCTTTCCTTGAGAGCGACGTGGAATTTCACGACTATCTGGCAAGTCTTTACGGCAATCAGCTGCTGAGAGACACTCTCAAAAGCGCTCGTGAGCGCTTTCTCGCCCCCGGCGGAGTCATTTTGCGCAACAAACCTCAGATGCTGGAGGCGCTGGAAGGGCACGTGAAAATACTTGGTGCCCTGCGAAAGGGGGACTCGGAAGAGGCCAAGCGGCAGATGCACGCCCACATGGTTTTTGCGAAACACGTGCTGATTTCTTGATGGAGCGTGAGAAGACAGAGGTTCAAGGGAGTTACTTCACCTCACGATGGAGTCCACTTCACCGAGAGGAGTCAAAAAATCGTTAGGGAGGTTGTTTGGATGAGTGCACTTGCCATTCATAAGGAACCGACGGTTCCTGTGGGGAAGTACAGCAAAAAACTCTTGACGGAGCTCTACGGAAAGATGGTAACCATCCGGCTTTTTGAACAGACGGTCGAATCTCATTTCCTCGCGGGTGAGATCCCTGGGTTCGTGCACCTCTACATCGGCGAAGAAGCCATTGCTGCTGGTATTATGGCGAATCTAACCAATCGCGATTACATCGAAAGTACCCATCGCGGCCATGGCCATACAATCGCCAAAGGAGCCGATCTAAAACGCATGATGGCCGAAATCTTTGGCAAAGCCACGGGCTACTGCAAAGGCAAGGGTGGTTCTATGCACATCGCGGATTTTAGCATCGGCATGCTCGGGGCTAACGGCATTGTGGGCGGCGGCTACACTTTAGCAGTTGGCGCTGGATTAGCCACAAAACTTTCTGGCGAAGACAAGGTTTCCGTTGTGTTTTTCGGCGATGGCGCTTCCAATCGCGGCACTTTTCACGAGGCTCTGAACATGGCGGCCATCTGGCAGCTGCCAGTGTTATTCGTTTGTGAAATGAACCAGTGGGCTTCCACGACTCCTTACAGAACCACCACATCCGTAGAAAACATTGCCGATCGTTGCCAGGGATACTCCATTCCCGGCTATGTTGTGGACGGAAACGATGTTTTAGCTGTGTATGAGGCCGCGAAGGACATTGTCGCTGATATCCGCGCGGGGACAGGTCCCGCCCTCTTGGAGTGCAAGACGTATCGAATCAAGGGACACTTCGTGGGTGACCCCGAGAAATACCGCACAAAAGAGGAAGTTCAGCACGAATTCGAGACCAACAACCCGATCACCCGTTTTGAGGAAAAAGTTCTGAAGGCCGGGGCCTTGACTCAAGCTGATCTCGATGCCGTTTATAAGCAGGCAGAACAAGAAATTGCCGAGGCACTGAAGTTCGCCAAGGAAAGTCCGGAACCCGCGCCTGAAGCGATCTATGAGGATCTCTACGTATAAGGAGGCTCGTCAGCTATGAAGACCATCACTTTTTCTCAGGCAACTCAAGAGGCCATGATCGAAGAGATGGAGCGTGACCCCTCCGTATTCGTCATGGGAGAGGACATCGCCCGTCAGGGAGGCATTTTCGGCCAATTCAAGGAACTCCCGGGACGCTTCGGCACTGATAGAGTCCGTGACACGCCGATCAGTGAAACGGCGATCGTCGGTGCTGCCGTCGGGGCTGCTCTTGCGGGTATGCGTCCCGTTGCCGATATGCATTTTGCCGATTTTATGCTCGTCTGCGGCGATGAGGTGTTCAACCAAATGGCTAAAGTTCATTACATGTTCGGAGCGCAAAAGACTGTTCCCATGGTCCTCCGCGCTCCTGATGGATTGATCAGCCAGGCTGCCGCACAGCATTCTCAAATGGTTGAGGGGATTTTTGCACATATTCCTGGATTGAAGATTGTTTCCCCCTCCAATCCCGCCGATGCGAAAGGTCTCTTGAAATCTGCGATTCGTGATGACAACCCCGTTATATACTTTGAGCACAAAGCCCTGTTCAGCACCAAAGGCGAAGTCCCGGAAGACAGCGATTTTTACGTTCCCATCGGCAAGGGAAGAATTGACAAGGCCGGTACGGACGTGACAGTGGTTTCCTGGTCTCACTGTTTGCACACTACGTGCCAGGAAGTCGTTAAACTGGCAGAAAAGGAAGGTATCAGCGTTGAGCTGATCGATCTTCGTACGATCGTTCCCTGGGATAAGGAAATGGTTCTTGAGTCCGTTGCGAAGACTAGTCGCCTCTGTATTGTCCATGAGGCTGTGAAGCATGGCGGTTTTGGCGGTGAAATCGCCGCTACCGTTGCTGAAGAAGCCATCGGAATGCTTGATGCGCCGATCCTTCGTTTCGGAGCTCCCTTTACTCCGGTTCCCTTCGCTCGTACGCTGGAGCAGGCCTACCGACTTTCGCCGGAGAAGATCATGGCTGGCATCAGGAAAATGTTCTAGTGTTTCTTTTGTGAATCTTAGGAACATGACGTGAAAGTTATTTTTATTATGATCGTTGAGATTCTTAAGTAAATAGATGTTGTGTTGCGAGTATTACGAGGCGTTTTGAAGCTCTTTTGAGAGCTTAATTCATGCTCAAAATAATGTGAGGAGGGTATTTTATGAAAAAGTTTGCAGTAGTGTTGTTGGCACTCCTGGCTGTTGGCATTACCGTTCCTGCTATGGCAGCCTACAAAAGCGAGTACAAACTTGATATCGTTCCCAGCATTACCACCGCCTGGGGGCAGGGAGCTCAATACTTTGCAGATCTGGTTCGTACCAGAACGGACGGGCGCGTCAACATTAAGGTCTATCCCAACGCTCAATTGACTACCGGCAAGCAGACCAATGCCTTTATGATGATCCGCAACGGGGCTATCGACTTTGCCTGTCAGTCCTCGATCAACTGGTCGCCTCAGGTGGTGGAGCTGAATCTTTTCGCTATGCCCTTCTTCGTGGCGGAGCAGCCCGATCGCTATGCCGCGATGGATGCCATCACAGGCGGCAAGAGCGGCGCCATGATCAAGACTGCCGTGGAGCTCAAGGGCGTTAAAGTTCTCGCTTACGGCGAAAACGGATTCCGCGAGTTGACCAACTCGAAAAGGGAGATCCACACCCCGGAGGATTTCAAAGGGTTGAAGCTCCGCGTCGTTGGCTCCAAACTGTTCCTCGACACCTACAAAGCTATGGGAGCCAATCCCATCGCCATGAACTGGTCCGATACGATGACTGCCCTGCAGCAGGGCGTCGTCGACGGCCAGGAGAACCCAATCAACACCTTCTACCCCGTAAAAGTCTACGAGTACAACAAGTACATGCTAGACTGGCACTGTGTAATCGATCCCACATTGTTCTCGGTGAACCCTGGCGTCTGGAAGTCCTTCACTAAGGAAGATCAGGCAATCATCGAGGAAGCGGCCAAGGAAGCCGCGAAATTCCAGATTGCCCTTGCCCGGATTGGCCTTGACGACGGCTGGGCCTATGATTACCTTGCCAAGATGAACAAGTTGCCCGAAGTTACCGACTGGTATAAAGAACTCGCCAAGGTCGGAATGGTCGTCACCAAGCTGACTCCGGAGCAGACCGCCGCCTTCGCCGCTCTGGCAAAACCGGTTCGCGACGAGTGGTACAGTAAGTTCCCTCAGATCATGGATCAGGCAGTCGCAGATATGGCCGCCGTCGCCAAGAAGTAGTTCTCTCGGTATTTCATACAGAAAGGGGAGCGCGCAAAAGCGCTCCCCACTTAACTGAGCGTTTTCTCGACAGCGCAACTTTTCTGTTCCGGTACACTTTCAACGTGAAAGGAGCAGCGTTATGTTGAAAAAATTCTTCGCTCACTTTGAAGAGATCGTGGGCGCGGTTGTCCTTTTTATAATGGTTTCGATTACCTTCGTAAACGTGATAACTCGCTATGTTATTGTATATCCGCTTTCGTTCACCGAGGAAGTGACGGTTAACCTTTTTGTGTGGCTCGTGATGGCGGGGACATCCTTGGCCTTCCGCCAGAATGCGAATCTAGCCATGACCTTTGTGTATAATCATCTACCAAAGAAAGTTCGCAAGATTTGTTTCTGCTTTTCTTGCTTTCTGACGGTGGTCTTCCTCGGTCTGCTGACGTGGCTCGGAACCTCTCAGGTGATAGATGAGATTGAACTCGGATCTGTCACGGAATCGCTCGCTATCCCATCGGCCGTGTATTCTGCTGCGGTCCCCTTCTTTTCTGTAATTATTTTGATTAGATTTTCGCAGGCTGCGCGTGATTTCGTCGCGCAGGGCAGATATTGAGAAAGGGGCGATTCTTATGAGCGAATTCTTTTCGGATTCGGCGCTCTGGACTGTCATCCTTTTCTTCATCCCTCTGCTTCTCGGCGTGCCTATCGCCATTTCCCTGGGCATGACGGCCATCGTCGTCGCCATTGGTTGGGATATGGGTTACCAGATGCTTTCCTACAGCTACTTTTCAGGCATTGCCAAGTTCCCTCTGCTCGCAATCCCTTTCTTCGTCATGGCTGGCGTCATTATGGAGAAGGTGGGGATCGCGGAACGCCTGATCGCCCTGATTAAGCAGCTTGTGGGCGACATGCCCGGCGGACTTGCAGTGGCGACCGTTCTCGTCGCCGCTTTTTGGGGGGCCGTTTCGGGGTCGGGGCCTGCTACGGTGGCCGCCCTGGGACTTATCCTTATCCCCGGCATGGTCGACGCTGGATACGATAAACCCTTTGCGACGGCCGTGGTGTCGGTCGCGGCAGGGCTCGCCATCATCATCCCTCCGAGTATTTGCTTCATCGTCTACGGGGATATCATGGAACAGTCCATCGGCACGCTGTTTGCTGCCGGCGTGTTCCCCGGGCTGGTGGTTGCCGGATGTCTGTGCGTTCTCGTTTATCTCGTATCGGTAAAACGCGGCTACCGCGGCGCGCCCCGGGGGGCTTCCAGGGAGGTGTGGAAGGCCTTCGTGGATGCCTTATGGGGACTTATTACTCCTGTGATTATCCTCGGCGGAGTGTACGGTGGAATTTTCACTCCGACCGAAGCCGCAGCTGTGGCCGTATTCTACGGCCTGTTTGTCGGCATGGTGGTCTACCGCACCATGTCGTGGAAGATGTTCTACGATATTCTCGTCGACACGGTAGTGTCGACCGCCGTAGTCATGCTCGTGGTCACCTGCGCCGGGCTTTACGGCTGGATTGGAGCTACTATCGGCCTGATCGATAAAATTGCGGCGGTCCTGTTGTCTGTTTCTGATAGCCCCGTCATTATCCTGCTCATGATCAATGTGATCTTGCTTTTTGCGGGCATGCTTCTCGATGCTATTTCGATCTGCTACATCTTTCTGCCTATTCTGATGCCCATTATCGCTCATTTTCAGTGGGATCCCATCTGGTTCGGCGTCATGATGACCGTCAACTTGGCAATCGGGCAGGTCACGCCTCCTGTAGCGGTCAATCTCTATGTTGGGGCTCGCATCAGCAACCTGTCGATTGAAGATATAGTTCCAGACGTTCTTCCTCAACTTTTTGCCGCTCTGATTGCGCTGTTGCTGATCACGCTGTTTCCCTCGATTACGACGGCTCTTCCTCATTGGATGGGTATGCTGTAGGTTTCTTCGGCCTTCTCCTATTCGTTCGGATGGGAGAGTTGCAGCGTTGCTTTGGCTGCGTGGATGGAGAAGGCAGGAGCAAACTTTTCTGGACACTTGGTCGGCGAGCCGGAGTGTTTGAACAGGAGGCATCTTGGCATCGGATTCTTTATTATAGGGAAAGAGGGAATTGATTCATGGCAACTTCTATTACAATGCCCAAACTCGGTCTGACGATGACTGAAGGAACGATTTCGAAATGGTTGAAGAAAGAAGGAGATTCAGTTGCGACGGGAGACTCCCTGTTCGTCGTTTCTACCGACAAGCTGACCTACGAGTATCGGGCGGAGGTAAACGGAACGCTGCTGAAAATCGTCGTGCCCGAAGAGGGAACAGTTACCGTCGGCGGCGAAGTGGGCATTGTAGGAGGCGTCGGCGAATCGGTCGAGGCCGCTCCCGCGGCGAAGGTCGTTTCCGTCAAAGTCCCGGAAGCCAGCGTGACGTTACCCTTAGCGGCGGTATCGCCGCTAAGGGAGAGCTCTGTTAACGTTTCGCCCAAGGCCCGCGCCTTTGCGAAAGCCCGTGGTATCGATCTTTCACTGATCGTGGGACACGGCGAGCCTCCCATGGTTCACCTCTCGGACGCCAGGGCCTATGCGGATGCCCGTACCGTCAATGCGACGCCTAAAGCGCGGAGTCTGGCCAAAGAGAGAAAGGTGGATCTTTCCGCTGTCGCTGGTCACGGAGAGCCGCCTATGATCCATGTGGCCGACGTGGAAGCATGGCTTGCCGCGAATAAGGTCAAGTCATCGCCGCTCGCCGCGAAGATGGCTGCGGAGCTTGGCGTGGACATGGCTGATTTGGGGCTCGGCCGTCGTCGCGTCATGAGCGGCGATGTCATGAAAGCCGCTGGGATCGTTCCCGCAGCTTCTGCCACCAAAGTCTCAGAGGCTGTGAAACCCTGTGAGAACGACGCGGACGCAAGACCCATGACGAAAATGCGTCAGATTATCTCGGAGCGCATGACCGAGAGCGTCACTGCGATTCCCGCGGTCAATTACCAGACCGACGTGGACTGCACTGCTCTCAAGGCGATGCGCAATGCGTTGAA
The DNA window shown above is from Pyramidobacter piscolens W5455 and carries:
- a CDS encoding GntR family transcriptional regulator, yielding MSATKRDIAYKRIKEMILQGDLTSEFTPSEKSLGDELGMSRTPVREALQRLVMEGFMKGCSHKGSMVNEISIAEAVEIVELRMAVEEFVIQNLSLPLSDEQCAKLQAMVDSQEELAAAGNSSAFLESDVEFHDYLASLYGNQLLRDTLKSARERFLAPGGVILRNKPQMLEALEGHVKILGALRKGDSEEAKRQMHAHMVFAKHVLIS
- a CDS encoding DctP family TRAP transporter solute-binding subunit gives rise to the protein MKKFAVVLLALLAVGITVPAMAAYKSEYKLDIVPSITTAWGQGAQYFADLVRTRTDGRVNIKVYPNAQLTTGKQTNAFMMIRNGAIDFACQSSINWSPQVVELNLFAMPFFVAEQPDRYAAMDAITGGKSGAMIKTAVELKGVKVLAYGENGFRELTNSKREIHTPEDFKGLKLRVVGSKLFLDTYKAMGANPIAMNWSDTMTALQQGVVDGQENPINTFYPVKVYEYNKYMLDWHCVIDPTLFSVNPGVWKSFTKEDQAIIEEAAKEAAKFQIALARIGLDDGWAYDYLAKMNKLPEVTDWYKELAKVGMVVTKLTPEQTAAFAALAKPVRDEWYSKFPQIMDQAVADMAAVAKK
- a CDS encoding TRAP transporter large permease codes for the protein MSEFFSDSALWTVILFFIPLLLGVPIAISLGMTAIVVAIGWDMGYQMLSYSYFSGIAKFPLLAIPFFVMAGVIMEKVGIAERLIALIKQLVGDMPGGLAVATVLVAAFWGAVSGSGPATVAALGLILIPGMVDAGYDKPFATAVVSVAAGLAIIIPPSICFIVYGDIMEQSIGTLFAAGVFPGLVVAGCLCVLVYLVSVKRGYRGAPRGASREVWKAFVDALWGLITPVIILGGVYGGIFTPTEAAAVAVFYGLFVGMVVYRTMSWKMFYDILVDTVVSTAVVMLVVTCAGLYGWIGATIGLIDKIAAVLLSVSDSPVIILLMINVILLFAGMLLDAISICYIFLPILMPIIAHFQWDPIWFGVMMTVNLAIGQVTPPVAVNLYVGARISNLSIEDIVPDVLPQLFAALIALLLITLFPSITTALPHWMGML
- a CDS encoding alpha-ketoacid dehydrogenase subunit beta, with amino-acid sequence MKTITFSQATQEAMIEEMERDPSVFVMGEDIARQGGIFGQFKELPGRFGTDRVRDTPISETAIVGAAVGAALAGMRPVADMHFADFMLVCGDEVFNQMAKVHYMFGAQKTVPMVLRAPDGLISQAAAQHSQMVEGIFAHIPGLKIVSPSNPADAKGLLKSAIRDDNPVIYFEHKALFSTKGEVPEDSDFYVPIGKGRIDKAGTDVTVVSWSHCLHTTCQEVVKLAEKEGISVELIDLRTIVPWDKEMVLESVAKTSRLCIVHEAVKHGGFGGEIAATVAEEAIGMLDAPILRFGAPFTPVPFARTLEQAYRLSPEKIMAGIRKMF
- a CDS encoding carbon starvation protein A — its product is MLFPMMFGISAVIFIIGYIVYGRFMANVYGLSDTNETPAVKFEDGIDYCPAHPAVLLGHHFASIAGAGPITGPIAAAMKFGWLPTILWCVIGSTFLGGPHDMGALVASLRHDGQSIGAVVEKWIGKTGKFLFLSFTILTLILVVAVFLVMSAGTFAADPVVAFVSTLYIVLAIIAGFMIYRWHVPLWVVTIVMLALIVGGCVKVNAETAPWLINTVFAHDINFWNAFLGVYIFFASILPVWMLLQPRDYLASYFLYFAVIVGAYGMFAGSALDSKTVSVVAANVRYFGFSSSAMWPAMFVLVACGAISGFHSLVGSGTTSKQLRKEKDAVLVGYGAMLIEGLVAVISIGTLMVIGLEGAKGLSPVQIFSLGFGKFSTLVGLDATFGARLGAIAINSFLLTSLDTATRLARYQVQEITGGKVSMYPATIFVIVLALCLVYTKTHDVSGKVIAAWLAIWPIFGAANQMVAALSLLSIAAWVKLGLKKKHTFVYAPFWFMLVTTVFSLIIEVKERFAVAQPNYLLSSLAVILIVLGIAMSIAGIRTMHSSEKQSA
- a CDS encoding TRAP transporter small permease yields the protein MLKKFFAHFEEIVGAVVLFIMVSITFVNVITRYVIVYPLSFTEEVTVNLFVWLVMAGTSLAFRQNANLAMTFVYNHLPKKVRKICFCFSCFLTVVFLGLLTWLGTSQVIDEIELGSVTESLAIPSAVYSAAVPFFSVIILIRFSQAARDFVAQGRY
- a CDS encoding thiamine pyrophosphate-dependent dehydrogenase E1 component subunit alpha codes for the protein MSALAIHKEPTVPVGKYSKKLLTELYGKMVTIRLFEQTVESHFLAGEIPGFVHLYIGEEAIAAGIMANLTNRDYIESTHRGHGHTIAKGADLKRMMAEIFGKATGYCKGKGGSMHIADFSIGMLGANGIVGGGYTLAVGAGLATKLSGEDKVSVVFFGDGASNRGTFHEALNMAAIWQLPVLFVCEMNQWASTTPYRTTTSVENIADRCQGYSIPGYVVDGNDVLAVYEAAKDIVADIRAGTGPALLECKTYRIKGHFVGDPEKYRTKEEVQHEFETNNPITRFEEKVLKAGALTQADLDAVYKQAEQEIAEALKFAKESPEPAPEAIYEDLYV
- a CDS encoding 2-oxo acid dehydrogenase subunit E2, whose translation is MATSITMPKLGLTMTEGTISKWLKKEGDSVATGDSLFVVSTDKLTYEYRAEVNGTLLKIVVPEEGTVTVGGEVGIVGGVGESVEAAPAAKVVSVKVPEASVTLPLAAVSPLRESSVNVSPKARAFAKARGIDLSLIVGHGEPPMVHLSDARAYADARTVNATPKARSLAKERKVDLSAVAGHGEPPMIHVADVEAWLAANKVKSSPLAAKMAAELGVDMADLGLGRRRVMSGDVMKAAGIVPAASATKVSEAVKPCENDADARPMTKMRQIISERMTESVTAIPAVNYQTDVDCTALKAMRNALKNDGAKVSFNDIIMKACARILMEMPMCNCSTDMERKCYVMHGFVNIGLAVAVDGGLVVPNVKNVQTKGLAEISGESAALVEKARSGSLMPDDMSGGTFTISSLGMFGIKHFTPIINPPESCILGVTMIEERAVVRDGQIAIRPMSTFCLTADHRSVDGADAAKFLQRLKELLENPYLMLL